In a genomic window of Sebaldella sp. S0638:
- a CDS encoding glycerophosphodiester phosphodiesterase family protein, protein MKKIGYRGVKGIKLENTLESIMEAVSLGFDMAEIDIQMTKDGKIIVFHDYDLKRLFDNSKKISELTYEELLSVTDKIPLLKEVIKSIKDTNMELNIEIKELFQKNGIIEELIYILERYSFEERVLISSFDHVILKEIKKRDKKLKTAVLVASRPVDPVSVIKAAEADGYNSLYYFADKEIIKECHEHGYFVNIWTVNTKDEAEYYKKMGVDGIISDYNLF, encoded by the coding sequence ATGAAAAAAATAGGATACAGAGGAGTAAAGGGAATTAAGCTGGAAAATACTCTGGAAAGTATAATGGAAGCTGTCAGCTTGGGTTTTGATATGGCTGAAATAGACATTCAGATGACAAAAGACGGTAAGATTATTGTGTTTCATGATTATGACTTAAAAAGACTTTTTGACAATAGTAAAAAAATCTCAGAACTTACATATGAGGAACTGCTGTCAGTTACAGATAAAATTCCTTTATTGAAAGAAGTAATAAAGAGTATAAAAGACACTAATATGGAACTGAATATTGAAATAAAAGAACTATTTCAGAAAAACGGAATTATTGAAGAACTTATATATATTCTGGAAAGGTATTCGTTTGAGGAAAGGGTTCTTATTTCAAGTTTCGACCATGTAATTCTGAAAGAAATAAAAAAGAGGGATAAAAAGCTGAAAACAGCGGTGCTGGTAGCTTCAAGACCGGTAGATCCTGTTTCTGTAATAAAGGCCGCGGAAGCAGACGGATATAATTCACTTTATTATTTTGCGGACAAAGAAATAATAAAAGAATGTCACGAACATGGTTATTTCGTGAATATATGGACTGTGAACACAAAAGATGAAGCCGAATATTACAAGAAAATGGGAGTAGACGGGATAATCTCCGATTATAATTTATTTTAA
- the rplU gene encoding 50S ribosomal protein L21, translated as MYAVIKTGGKQYKVQEGTVLEVEKLAADVDSDVELTEVLMIIDGDKVEVGKPLVNSAKVVATVKAHGKGDKKINFKYNKKTYYRKKGHRQQFTRIEIKSITV; from the coding sequence ATGTACGCAGTTATCAAGACAGGTGGAAAACAGTATAAAGTTCAGGAAGGTACAGTTTTAGAAGTTGAGAAATTAGCAGCTGACGTTGATTCTGATGTAGAATTAACAGAAGTATTAATGATTATCGATGGTGATAAAGTAGAAGTAGGTAAGCCTTTAGTTAATTCAGCTAAAGTAGTGGCTACAGTAAAGGCACACGGTAAAGGTGATAAAAAGATCAACTTCAAGTATAACAAAAAGACTTACTACAGAAAAAAAGGTCACAGACAACAGTTTACTAGAATTGAAATAAAATCTATTACTGTTTAA
- a CDS encoding ribosomal-processing cysteine protease Prp, whose product MIKINICRKNGEIVRFTVKGHAYHGEYGEDIVCSAVSISATQTLNGILELLKLEPDYVYSEGLIDCNLKNIDLKGRKAELNILLESMYKMLEDIAKDYSDEVKLIEKEES is encoded by the coding sequence ATGATTAAGATAAACATTTGCCGGAAAAACGGAGAAATCGTAAGATTTACCGTGAAAGGTCACGCTTATCACGGGGAGTACGGTGAGGATATAGTTTGTTCAGCAGTATCAATATCTGCTACACAGACTTTAAATGGTATATTGGAATTATTAAAATTAGAACCAGACTATGTATATAGTGAAGGATTAATAGACTGTAATTTGAAAAATATTGATTTAAAGGGAAGAAAAGCTGAACTGAATATATTGCTAGAATCTATGTATAAAATGTTGGAAGATATCGCAAAAGATTATTCCGACGAAGTAAAATTGATAGAGAAGGAGGAGTCCTAA
- a CDS encoding MATE family efflux transporter, protein MENSISLEKDSIGKLLFKFSIPAVVGMLVNALYGAVDTIFVGQFVGTNALAGVGVTFPITNTIMAVGMLVGIGAAARISISLGQKKKYRAEKYLGNAMVLMIIGYALVGIAGKVMITLILKSLELNPEVANYAIQFTNIMLIGSVFQIVGLGLNNVIRSCGSPKIAMFTMIIGGVTNIILDYIFIVPLKMGVAGAAWATIIAQAVSCIWVTVYFFGKSSLLKFRLKNFKLSSYIVWSIVSIGFAPFMLQMAGSLIQFILSRQIVYAYNSSESDLVIGVMAVISRVTMILLMPVFGVNQGAQPIIGFNYGAKQYDRVKKTLKLAMLVSTILCVGSFIIIETMPQVLLGLFISKNDMKAIEIGTHAIRIYCLGFALVGFQVIASSFFQSIGKAVISMVLSMSRQIILLIPFLLILPRFIGSEGIWIAAPLSDFFAFVLSVNMIRWEMRKIKRMELSSQEL, encoded by the coding sequence ATGGAAAACAGTATATCATTGGAAAAAGACAGTATAGGGAAATTATTATTTAAATTTTCCATACCTGCAGTGGTGGGAATGCTTGTAAATGCACTATACGGAGCAGTAGATACTATATTTGTGGGACAGTTCGTGGGGACTAATGCACTGGCAGGGGTTGGCGTGACTTTTCCTATTACTAATACCATAATGGCAGTAGGAATGCTGGTAGGAATAGGGGCAGCAGCAAGAATTTCCATATCTTTGGGGCAAAAGAAGAAATACAGGGCGGAAAAGTATCTTGGAAATGCTATGGTTCTGATGATTATAGGATATGCTTTGGTAGGTATAGCGGGAAAAGTTATGATTACACTAATTTTGAAGTCACTGGAACTAAATCCGGAAGTGGCAAATTATGCTATTCAATTTACCAATATTATGTTAATAGGATCAGTATTTCAGATAGTAGGACTGGGACTTAACAACGTAATAAGAAGCTGCGGAAGTCCGAAAATAGCTATGTTTACTATGATAATAGGCGGAGTTACAAATATAATACTGGATTATATATTTATAGTACCGCTTAAAATGGGAGTAGCAGGTGCCGCATGGGCAACTATAATAGCACAGGCTGTGAGCTGTATCTGGGTTACGGTGTATTTCTTCGGAAAAAGCAGTTTGCTGAAATTCAGACTAAAGAATTTCAAACTTTCATCTTATATTGTATGGTCTATAGTATCAATAGGATTTGCACCATTTATGCTTCAGATGGCAGGAAGCCTGATTCAGTTTATATTAAGCAGACAGATAGTTTACGCTTATAATTCAAGTGAATCTGATCTTGTAATAGGTGTAATGGCAGTAATAAGCAGAGTAACAATGATACTGTTAATGCCTGTATTCGGGGTAAATCAGGGAGCACAGCCTATAATTGGATTTAATTACGGAGCAAAACAGTACGACAGGGTAAAAAAGACGCTGAAACTGGCAATGCTTGTTTCTACTATATTATGTGTAGGATCTTTTATAATAATAGAAACAATGCCGCAGGTTCTTTTAGGACTTTTTATAAGTAAAAATGACATGAAAGCCATAGAGATCGGTACACATGCAATAAGAATATACTGTCTAGGATTTGCACTGGTAGGATTTCAGGTAATAGCATCAAGTTTTTTCCAGTCAATAGGGAAAGCAGTAATTTCCATGGTATTGTCAATGTCAAGACAAATAATATTATTAATACCGTTTTTATTAATCCTGCCAAGATTCATAGGGTCGGAAGGTATATGGATAGCAGCACCTCTGTCAGATTTTTTCGCATTTGTACTTTCAGTAAATATGATTAGATGGGAAATGAGAAAAATCAAGAGAATGGAACTTTCCTCACAGGAATTGTAA
- a CDS encoding SDR family NAD(P)-dependent oxidoreductase, giving the protein MKARNVFITGASSGIGRATAYKFAEYGDNLILCARRKENLNEIAQDIKNKWRSHIHIYEMDVTDYENVSSVIKDIEDKNIKIDILVNNAGLASGLDKFQDSSIEDIEKMINTNLKGLVYVTRKVIGRMVGDNSGHIINMGSTAGIYAYEKAAVYCASKAAVKTLSDGIRIDVIDKDIKITTIQPGIVQTDFSEVRFHGDKDRAEGIYKGIEALQPEDIADVVLYVANQPKRVQITDVTIMANQQGTGFNIYRK; this is encoded by the coding sequence ATGAAAGCAAGGAATGTATTTATTACAGGTGCAAGTTCCGGGATAGGCAGAGCTACAGCTTATAAATTTGCCGAATACGGGGATAATTTGATACTATGTGCAAGAAGAAAAGAAAATCTTAATGAGATAGCACAGGATATTAAGAACAAGTGGCGCAGCCATATACATATATATGAAATGGATGTTACAGACTATGAAAATGTCAGCAGCGTAATAAAAGATATCGAAGATAAAAATATAAAAATAGATATTCTTGTGAATAATGCAGGTCTTGCAAGCGGATTGGACAAATTTCAGGACAGCAGTATTGAGGATATAGAAAAAATGATAAATACTAACCTGAAAGGTCTTGTATATGTGACAAGAAAAGTGATCGGCCGAATGGTCGGGGATAATTCAGGTCATATTATAAATATGGGATCTACAGCAGGTATTTATGCGTATGAGAAGGCAGCAGTATACTGTGCAAGTAAAGCGGCAGTGAAAACACTGAGTGATGGAATAAGAATAGATGTAATAGATAAAGACATAAAAATAACTACAATACAGCCGGGAATAGTACAGACAGATTTTAGCGAAGTGAGATTCCACGGAGACAAAGACAGAGCAGAAGGCATTTATAAAGGGATTGAGGCACTACAGCCTGAAGATATAGCCGATGTGGTTCTCTATGTGGCAAACCAGCCCAAGAGAGTACAGATAACAGATGTTACAATAATGGCTAATCAGCAGGGAACTGGATTTAATATTTATAGAAAATAA
- a CDS encoding triacylglycerol lipase — MKEAVILLHGLGRTKNSMNKIEKHFKEEYDVYNIGYNSLKYPIEVLVEKYLMDTVNELNKKEQKINFVTHSMGGILVRYLFKTHEIKNPGRVVMLAPPNKGSELANRFYKIHGPACAQIMRSRNSFVNRLGEINFECGIIAGGRNYYFFLDKYFKGKRNDGIVAVDSTKVEGQKSFIELRKGHTMIMYSDEAIKKIEHFIKNGKFLG, encoded by the coding sequence ATGAAAGAGGCTGTAATACTGCTTCACGGACTGGGAAGAACAAAGAATTCTATGAACAAAATAGAAAAGCATTTTAAAGAGGAATATGATGTATATAATATCGGGTACAATTCATTAAAATATCCTATAGAAGTACTTGTAGAAAAATATTTGATGGATACTGTAAATGAACTAAACAAAAAAGAGCAGAAAATAAATTTTGTGACACATTCAATGGGAGGTATACTGGTAAGATACCTGTTTAAGACTCATGAAATAAAGAATCCGGGGCGTGTGGTTATGCTTGCACCGCCAAACAAAGGAAGTGAACTGGCAAACAGATTTTATAAAATACACGGACCTGCATGTGCACAGATAATGAGAAGCAGAAATAGTTTTGTAAACAGATTAGGAGAAATAAATTTTGAGTGCGGAATAATAGCCGGGGGAAGAAATTATTACTTTTTTCTTGATAAATATTTTAAAGGAAAGAGGAATGACGGTATAGTAGCTGTGGATTCCACGAAAGTCGAAGGTCAGAAATCGTTTATCGAGCTTAGGAAGGGACATACAATGATAATGTACTCTGATGAAGCTATAAAAAAAATAGAACATTTTATTAAAAATGGTAAGTTTTTAGGATAA
- a CDS encoding TM2 domain-containing protein — translation MGRYDDDFSVFEEKRERVDVNYGKRAVHKVVYALLAIFLGWLGIHKFYAGKPVQGIIYILFSWTGIPSIIAFIEGIVALLKDSDAYGNIYL, via the coding sequence ATGGGAAGATATGATGATGATTTTAGTGTATTTGAAGAAAAAAGAGAAAGAGTTGACGTGAATTACGGGAAGAGAGCTGTACATAAGGTAGTTTATGCATTGCTTGCTATTTTTCTGGGATGGCTTGGTATTCATAAGTTTTATGCGGGAAAGCCTGTACAAGGGATAATTTATATATTGTTTTCATGGACGGGAATACCATCAATCATAGCTTTTATAGAAGGAATTGTTGCCTTATTAAAAGATTCTGATGCATATGGCAATATTTATTTATAA
- a CDS encoding tetratricopeptide repeat protein, producing the protein MKRKFFILITFIIFSFCLLADTENLKLGIVSLNEKKYDESEKYLLKALNEDGNKNAYFYLGLLYNDEKKYDLAVEYYKKAIDEGSKNALNNLAMIYMDREEYDLAEECYKMAIVKNVKGSVYNLGNLYYIQEKYDLAKRYYRIAAQEGDSDAWEMLRIIELDIQKQYY; encoded by the coding sequence ATGAAAAGGAAATTTTTTATACTAATAACATTTATAATATTTTCATTTTGTCTTTTAGCTGATACTGAAAACCTGAAATTAGGAATAGTAAGCCTGAATGAAAAAAAATATGATGAATCGGAAAAATACCTGCTGAAAGCACTAAACGAAGATGGAAATAAAAATGCATATTTTTATCTCGGATTACTATATAATGATGAAAAAAAATATGATCTTGCAGTAGAATACTATAAAAAAGCCATAGATGAGGGAAGTAAAAATGCACTGAATAATCTGGCAATGATATATATGGATCGTGAAGAATATGACCTTGCAGAAGAATGTTATAAAATGGCCATAGTAAAAAATGTAAAAGGTTCAGTTTATAATCTTGGGAATCTATACTATATTCAGGAGAAATACGATCTTGCGAAAAGATATTACAGGATTGCAGCTCAGGAAGGTGATTCCGATGCATGGGAAATGCTGCGGATTATAGAGCTTGATATACAAAAACAATACTATTAA
- a CDS encoding DKNYY domain-containing protein, with amino-acid sequence MKKKLYILIGLFVFFQFSFSTRCVLLRYYDSKGGKVTYDSAEISGAEAESFEVLDAHFARDANHVYYKGKKVLGVDSLTFVPVKTEEYNGYCNFSGERVGNLKLRIIKEFKDKNGTYKLEDIQTKKLKLEK; translated from the coding sequence ATGAAAAAAAAATTATATATTTTAATAGGCTTATTTGTATTTTTTCAATTTAGCTTTTCAACTAGATGTGTTTTACTGAGATATTATGATTCTAAAGGAGGAAAAGTAACTTATGATTCAGCAGAAATATCAGGAGCGGAAGCAGAAAGTTTTGAAGTTTTGGATGCACATTTTGCAAGAGACGCCAATCATGTCTATTACAAAGGGAAAAAAGTTTTAGGAGTGGATTCGTTAACTTTTGTACCTGTAAAAACAGAAGAGTATAATGGTTATTGTAATTTCAGCGGAGAAAGAGTCGGTAATTTGAAACTCAGAATAATAAAGGAATTTAAAGATAAAAATGGAACATATAAATTAGAGGATATTCAGACAAAGAAATTGAAATTAGAAAAATAA
- the rpmA gene encoding 50S ribosomal protein L27: protein MLLKLNLQLFASKKGQGSTKNGRDSNPKYLGVKRTDGELVKAGNIIVRQRGTKFHAGTNMGLGRDYTLFALTDGYVKFEKFGKNKKRVSVYSERA from the coding sequence ATGTTATTAAAATTAAACTTACAGTTATTCGCATCTAAAAAAGGTCAAGGATCAACTAAAAACGGTAGAGACAGTAATCCTAAATACTTAGGTGTAAAGAGAACTGATGGTGAATTGGTAAAAGCCGGGAATATAATAGTAAGACAAAGAGGTACTAAATTTCACGCAGGGACAAACATGGGTCTTGGAAGAGACTACACATTATTCGCTCTGACTGACGGATATGTTAAATTCGAAAAATTCGGAAAAAATAAAAAAAGAGTAAGTGTTTACTCTGAAAGAGCATAG